A genome region from Euphorbia lathyris chromosome 4, ddEupLath1.1, whole genome shotgun sequence includes the following:
- the LOC136227608 gene encoding uncharacterized protein, giving the protein MEMANNEYSSETEVANHHLCFLAVILLTLMGLSWYINYEPVVESMLEQVKLVLIISPLLLLLVVHWLSNDDKYLIPLPEKDYLHRAGGTPWGVAFLLVFLFFMISYHSSFQERWFPLLTR; this is encoded by the coding sequence ATGGAAATGGCAAATAATGAATATTCATCTGAAACTGAAGTGGCAAATCATCACCTGTGTTTCTTGGCGGTGATACTGTTAACGTTAATGGGTTTATCATGGTATATAAACTATGAGCCAGTGGTGGAGAGCATGTTGGAGCAGGTGAAGTTGGTGCTGATTATATCGCCGTTGTTGCTTCTGCTAGTTGTTCACTGGCTTTCAAATGATGATAAATATTTGATCCCTTTGCCGGAGAAAGACTATCTTCATAGAGCTGGAGGCACTCCTTGGGGTGTTGCTTTtcttcttgtttttcttttcttcatgATTTCCTACCACTCTTCCTTCCAAGAAAGATGGTTTCCTCTTCTCACCAGATAA